Genomic DNA from Peribacillus sp. FSL H8-0477:
TTTGACAGCAATGTTCGGACAAGCTATCTTAACACGGATTTCCTTAACCCAGATTTAGTCATGGTTGAAGCGCTTGATCCAAACGATATTATTCTCGAAGTGAAGTTCGATGAATTTCTTCCAGATATTATTAAGTCACTGCTTCAAGTAGTAAATACACGCAAAACAGCTTACTCTAAATACCTTTTAAGCAGAAGGTACGGGTAAGTAAAATCTACTTAACGGAGGTTAACCATTGGATACGCAAACTAACACTACAAACTTTACTGATATTTTCAAATCAAGCTTTTTGGATAACACCGCATCGTTCTCGATTGTTGATTCAATGATTGGATTAGTGGTTGCTTTCGCACTCGGTATGTTTATCTATGTGATTTATAAAAAAACGTTCGCCGGTGTCATGTATTCCCACAATTTCAATATTTCATTAATTATCATGTCTATGATTACTGCCCTTGTCATCATGGGGATTTCTACTAATATTGTCATTTCTCTTGGTATGGTTGGTGCTCTTTCTATTGTTCGTTTTAGAACACCCATTAAAGACCCAATGGATCTTGTTTATCTCTTTTGGGCAATTGGCTCTGGTATCCTTTGCGGTGCCGGCCTCATCCCGCTTGCTATCATCGGTGCAATCTTAATAGGAATCGTGATGTTGTTCTTCAGCAACCGATTAACGATTGAAAATCCGTATCTTTTAATTGTAAAGTACACTGATTCTTCTATTGAATCTAGGTTGGACGAGGTCCTTTCCAAACAGTCCAAAAAGCATACGATTAAATCGAAATCGATAATGCCTGATAATAATTTAGAAGTAACTTATGAGATTCGACTCAAGGAAAATGATACGGAATTCATCAACCTTATCAAAGAAATTAATAGTGTAAGATCTGCTGTTATGTTGAGTTACGACGGCAACTTCACAGCATAATTTCCTAGAAAGCGCGGGCATGGTTTGATTCACCTGCCCGCCTATTTTATAACAGAAAGGAGTTCTAACATGATAAAGAACCGATACGTCATCGGGGCCATCACACTCCTGCTGGCAGTCTCTATTGCTGTTCTTTTCATTGTGCCGACTTTTCATGTCCAACAGCCCGCAAGCATGGCTAAGGCATACAAATCGTCCGTCTTTGATCAGACCAAGGTCACGAAGGTCGATATTGAATTAAGTGATAAAAACTTGGCATCCATACTAGAAAGCCCCACAGATGAGGAAATTGTCGACGCTGATGTTACTATTAACGGCCAAACAGTCAGCCATGTTGGCTTTCGCACAAAAGGAATGTTGTCTTTAAGCTCCGTAGCCGCCATGGAGGATTCTGACCGATACAGCTGGAAGATTGATTTTGACTATTACCGCAGTGAACAAACACTGGATGGCTTACAAAAACTCGCCTTAAATAATAATTTCAGTGATGCTTCCATGATGCGGGAATACCTTTCCTACGATTTAATGGAAGAAATGGGCGTACCTGCTCCATCTCACTCGTATATGTATGTCACCATTAACGGAGAAGAACAGGGACTTTACTTAGGGGTGGAGACTCTTGATGAAAGCTTTCTCTCACAGAATTTCACTACTGGGGACGGCGACTTATACAAACCGGATGGAACAGGAAGCGATCTTAAATGGATCAGTGACGATATTGCTGATTATACTGGTTTAAATCTGAAAACAAATACGAAATCATCTAATCAATCCTCGATGATCAACATGCTGGATGTCATTAATAATGGCGGGAAATTGGAAGAGGTAGTCGATGTTGATGAGATGCTCCGTTATTTTGCCGCCAATACCGCTTTAGTCAATCTTGATCACTATCAAGGCGATAAAAAGCATAATTATTATCTCTACGAAGAGGATGGTCTCTTTTCCATGCTTCCATGGGATTACAATATGGCATTTGGCGGTTATGGCGCTATGGGCGGTAAGGATAGACCCCAAGTCAAAGATACACAAACAAAAGGCACCACAGAAGAGGGAGAAGCTGAAAAGGCCCAAATGCCGGGCGGTGGAAAAGGCGGCATGATGGGTATGGGTTCGTCAAGCTTCATAAACGATAGTGCTATAAATTTTAGCATTACCACCCCTGTTTCAGGAGCTACCCTTGAAGAACGTCCTCTGCTGAATGCCCTGCTAGAAGATGATGAAAATAGAGAGACATTCAACAAATATCTAAAAGAAATAGCGACTGGATTCTTCTCTGAGGAAATCATCACAGAAAAAGTTAATGAAATTACCTCGATGATTACACCATACGTGGAGAAAGATCCTACTAAGTTTTATACTATGGAGGACTATCTTAAAGCGACAACTGGTGATGAGAGTATCATAGAATTCTCCACACAGCGTGCTGAATCCATTTTGGCGCAATTATCCGGAGAATTAGTCGTTGAAGCTGAAACAAGTTCTGATAGGGGCGGAGGACAGGAACAAGGACAAATGAATCCGCCTGACGATAGTACCGGGGAAGCCCAGAAAAAAGGACAGCAGCCGCCTGCTGGTCAGGGTGGAGCAGGTCCTGGCGCTGGTGGACCACCTGATATGGGCGGCGGCATGCAGCCTCCAAGTATGGACGGTGGACCCAATGCTCAAGCAGGAGCGGCTGGAAGCAGCTACTCTAAAGAAACATTAATCATGATTGGTATATCGCTTGTTCTGCTAATTGGAGCGATTGTCTTTGCTCACTTCTTTAAACGAAGACGGTCATCGTGAAGCAATATCCCTCTAATTCCAGGCTGCCGAGAAATCTTCGGCAGCTTTTTTTTTCACAACTTTTTCACCGGCTTGCTCTAGATCCCTTCTGCACAATAATTGGCTTGAAATGCACAGAAACCAGCTCCATTTGCACAGTAATTCGTCTGTTTTGCACACCTTTTTCTCCATTTTGCACAATACACAGGTTAAGATGAACAGCTTTTTTTATTTCTCTCCTAATACAAAAAACCGGAAGAGAAATACTTCTCCCGGTTTTCCTATTTAGCTTAAATCAAGCATCACAACTGCCTTAAATAAATCGCCATCCACATCAATATCAAGGATTCCGCCATGAAGGTCAATAATAGATTTAGCAATGGCAAGTCCTAATCCTGATCCTTCTGTATGGCGAGAGGTATCCCCTCGTTTGAAGCGTTCAAACATTTCATCCGTATTATCTCCAAGCTCATACTTGGTAACATTTTTAAACGTAATGACAACTCGATCTCGTTCAGCTGTAACAGATATATAGACTCTGGTATTCTCCAGCGAGTAGTTTAAGATATTTCCTATGAGATTATCAAAAACACGCCATAGCTTTTGACCGTCAACGAATGCAACACATTTATCAGGCATCGATACGCGAAACTGTAGGGACGACTGCTTGATGGCTTCATCCCGTTCAGCCAGGGATTGCTGCAGCAGCTGAACAATATCTGCACGATCCTTAACGAGCTCGATACTGCCGCTGGCCATTTTTGATGCTTCAAACAAATCATCAATTAAAACCTTTAGGCGTTTTGATTTTCGATCAATAATTTGAAGATAGTCCGTACGTTCCTCTTCACTGAGAGTCGGATTTTTTAGTAATTCTGTATAAGTAATAATTGACGTTAACGGTGTGCGCAAATCATGGCTAACATTCGTAATCAGTTCAGTCTTTAATCTCTCGCTTTTGGCCTGTTCCTGTTGTGAGGTTTTTACACCTGTTTTTAAACTATTTATATTTCGAGCAAGTTTTGAAAGGGTAGAGTTTCCCTTAGCTGGGAGATCAGATGCATAATGGCCATTTACTAACTCATCTGTATAGCGGACAATTCGATTGAACTTCCCAATTTGTGTCAAAAGATAGATAATAGCTGGTACAGTTACAAACAAAAACAAGGGGATGAAGACTATGATAGCTTCATTTTCCATAAAGACAACTGAAATCCCGATTCCTGTAGCAAACGCAATACTAAGCAAAATGACCATCTGAACACCGGTTCTTCTGACAAGAAATACATCTTTTGCTTTGTAGATTAATGATTCTTTCCATTCTTCTTCGATATTTTTGTTTTTAAGCGTATTGATGAACCAACTTCCCTGAATGAGTGTCAATACAAGAAATAGGACGGTCCAAAACGTTTGGTGTATGATCTCTCTTACAAAATAGAACCATGATGAATAGGATATTTGATACATACTATCTGTAATATAATCGCCTAATATAAGTATCGTAAGGAGCAAAACGCCCGCCCGTACATCAATGGGAATCTTAGAATAAAAAGCAGGAGTGGACCTATTTATCTCAATACTTTTCCATACACCTGATTTACGAATCATAAACGCACCAAGCAGCAAGGCTAACACGCTGGCAATTAGATAACTATACGCCAGTTTTTGAGTGGTTTTGTACGTTATATATTCCTTCATAATTGGACTTGATTTAGGAGCATCTTTTGAAATACCCACCTGCCCCTCTAATTCCCGATCTGCAAACGGTTCTATCAACTCCGCTGTATCCACCTTTGTACCCTCTGAATCATAATCACTATATTGAGGGAAATAAGAGCGTTCTTCTTGGTCTATGATTGGAATAGAACGGAGATAGAGCATATCTTTTTTATTCATATATTGAGATATATCATCTTCACTATCCAAATTTAAATTTGTATACACATCCCCTGTATTCAAGTCTTCTAGATAATAGGTATACGCTTTATCAGATTCCAGGAATTCCTTACGATTCTTGGTCATTTCTTGGAAATAAGCATCTACTGCTTTTTCTTTCTCTTTACTAATCTTTTCTTCAACTACTTTATCATTTTGAAAATTGGTCATGATGTCTTTTATTTTCTTGTCGCGTTCCGCTTTGTACATCTCTATAAGTTCTTTATTCTTTGCTGCCTCTGCTTCCGTAATTTGACCCTCATACTGAGTCTTAATGGAATCTATTTGTTCAGGTAAATCACCATATCTGAAGCGGTATTCTTCAATTTCCTCTTCTGTCACAGTAATCTTTTCTTTCGTATTTTCAGACGTAATCCCCAATTCAAATAGATTTAGCTGTTCCAAGTACTCGCTATTCTGAGCCTTGAACTGCTCCGTTTCAAAAAAATTTCGACCTATATATTCATTCCCTCTGCTCAGTCCTGACATAACTCCTGTGATCCCCAACGTAACGAACAATAAGGCTAAAACAACATGCAGTTTACTTTTCCATTTTGTATCCAATTCCCCATACCACCTTTAAATACCTTGGATTTTTCGGATCGATTTCGATTTTTTCACGGATCTTACGGATATGTACGGCTACGGTATTTTCGGCGTTATAGCCGGGTTCCTTCCACACACGTTCATAAATTTCAGATATAGAGAATACTCTTCCGGGATTCGACATTAGTAACTCAGTCATTTTATATTCAATAGGCGTTAATTTCACTGGCTCTCCGATCACCTTAACTTCCTTCGTTTCTCGATTAAGAGTCAGTCCATTTAAATCAATAACTTTTGCTGTGCCTTCATATGTACCAAGAGAAACATATCTTCTAAGCTGCGATTTTACTCTAGCCATTAGTTCTAAAGGGTTAAATGGCTTTGTCACATAATCATCTGCACCGACCTGAAGGCCCAAAATTTTGTCTGTATCTTCACTTTTTGCACTAAGAAGAATAATCGGTATATTTTTTTGTTCACGTATTTTAAAAGTTGCAGCAATCCCGTCCATTCGGGGCATCATAATATCCAGCAAGATTAAATGAATCGTATGCTCTTGGAGCTTTTCTAGAGCTTCTATCCCGTCTTGTGCTTGGATAACCTTAATCCCTTCATAAGATAAATAAATCTCGATTGCATCTCGGATTTCTTTTTCATCATCGACGACTAATATACAAAAGTTATCCATTTCCCGACCTCCTTTTCTCCAATATAGCAGAATGTTCCTGCTCATATTTACATTGTAAGTAGTAAATCTTAACTTTTACTCAGTATATTTCTTAAGAATTTCTTAAGTTTCTATCTAAAAAGAATTAAAGGATATCCAGCCTAGATACCGAATGTATGAACTAAGCTCTTTCAAAAAAGAGACTATGTTCATACACCTTTTATTTTGTTCATGTACGTACCGTTTATTACCTTTTAAAACTGCCTTCTTCCCAAAAAGCAGCTTACGTTTACCCTTTCTTATGACCGGGTACATATATAAATCATACAATACCTGTAAATAAAATTAATAATTGGGAATAGAGCGGAGTGGATAGGGGCATGGAACGAAATCATACAATTATGCAATTTTTCGAATGGCACGTACCGGCTGATGGTCTTCATTGGAAACGTTTAAAAGAAGCAGCTCCTGAACTAAGGAAAATCGGTATTGATTCCATTTGGGTCCCTCCAGTAACAAAGGGTCAGTCAGGCGATGATAATGGATATGGCATTTATGATGGCTATGACCTCGGAGAATTTGATCAAAAAGGCAGCGTTCGTACAAAGTACGGGACGAAACAAGAACTATTCGATGCTATTGAAGCTTGTCACGAGCATAAGCTCTCTGTCTATATCGATTTGGTCATGAATCATAAGGCTGGAGCCGATGAGACGGAAAACTTTGAGGTCGTAGAAGTTAATCCAATGAACCGAAATGAAGAAATTTCTGAACCCTTTGAGATTGAAGGATGGACGAAATTTGATTTTCCTGGACGAGGCGGAAAATACTCTTCCTTTACGTGGAATTCAACTCACTTTAACGGCACGGATTATGATCAAAAAACAGGTAAAACGGGTATTTTCAAAATTGGCGGAAACAGTACGTGGAATGAACATGTAGATGACGAGTTTGGTAATTACGACTACCTCATGTTTGCGAACATTGATTATAATAATCCCGTGGTCATTGATGAAATGATTGCCTGGGCAAAATGGCTGGTTGAAACGACAAATTGTGATGGCTTTCGCCTTGATGCAATTAAGCATATTAATACTAAATTTATCAGTCAATTTTCCCATGAAATATTAGATCATATTACAGAAAAAAACTTTTATCTGATCGGGGAGTTTTGGCATTCAGATCTTCAAGCCTGCCGTAATTATCTAAATAAAACAAATTATAAGATTGATTTATTTGATGTTGCGCTTCATTATAAATTTTGCAAAGCCGGTAAAGAAGGCGGCGCATTTGATTTATCAACCATTTTTAACGATACCCTTGTACAAAGTCATCCTACCAATGCAGTTACCTTCGTAGATAATCATGATTCTCAACCTCATGAATCGCTGGAATCTTGGGTCGAAGACTGGTTTAAACCAAGTGCCTACGCTTTAATCTTATTACGCCGTGACAGTTATCCATGTATCTTCTATGGAGATTATTATGGAATTGGCGGACCAGTACCTGTCGATGGAAAAAAAGATGACATTGAGCGTCTAATGTTTGCACGCTACCATAAAGCATATGGGGATCAGGAAGATTATTTTGATCACCCAAATACAATTGGCTGGGTTAGAATGGGCACTCCCGAAATTCCTCATTCAGGTTGTGCAACTGTGATTGCAAATGGAGAACCTGGAATTAAGCGGATGTTCGTAGGAGAAAAAAGAGCTGGAGAAGTCTGGACGGATCTCACTACTAAGATGGACGAACGAATTACGATTGAAGAAGATGGCTGGGCTACCTTTCCTGTTAATGGAGGAAGTGTCTCTGTTTGGGCCAACCCAAAGATTGAAGAAGATGAATAAGTTAACAGAAAAAAAGCTGCCAAAAGGCAGCTTTTTTTCTTATATTCCACAACATTTTTTATATTTTTTCCCGCTGTTGCATGGGCAGGGATCGTTTCTTCCTACTTTTATCTTTTCCGATTCTTCAACTGGGATTTGCAGACTTTCATCTTGCAGTTGAAGTGCATTTTTCTTCCAATTATTCAATTGAGGATGCTCCTTGCTCATTAACGTGTAATAGCCATAAGCAAGCACGTCAATATCAACTAGCAAATCACTGCCTCCATCCATCAAATAGTCATCCATTTCAGGATATTGTTTATCTGAAAGTTGAATACATATTCCTTCTATAGCTAATCCTTTATCATCATAATCTTCCATTGTTGAAAGAAGCTTTACCAGCTCTGCCTCTGCTTCTGGGATCTTACTATTCCCAAGAATACTCGTCCCAAAAACAAGACAGTCTGGATCTTCTAGATAAGGTACAACGGCTTGAATGACCTCTTTACTTTGGAATTTAATCAATGTATCAGACACTGCCTCAACTAATAAATCCTCGTCACGAAGCAGTAAATTAGCAAGCAAAGGAATATACTTTGTCTGGTTCATCAATCCGATAACATGGAAAATCAGAATGCCTGCAAAAGAAAAATAGTCTTCATTTAGATCTTGGTTTAACACAGCCGCAATTTCAAGGTCATCCATCCAGCCTTTTTCGACCAGGACCTCTACCGTCATTTTAGCTTGATTGTATACTTCTTGAGAAAAGCGCTCTTCGGTTTCTAATCGCGCCAACAATTCCCCATACTGCTCCCAAACGGCCTCCTCTCCGCCATCTTCTAACGTTTTATAGAACGACCATTTATTCTCATCAAAAAATGGTGCTAATTCTTGACGGTACTTCATTGCCTCTTTCGGACGAACCGAGTCCAATAAGTTCACGTATAGTGAAAGGTTTCTCGGATGAGCACTCTTTGCCCCTTTAATTAATAACTTTACTGCCTCATCATTCAGCCTATGCTTATAAATTCTCGTTAAGATATTGACTTCCTTTTCCCTCGAACTAAGTGCTTCTTTTATCAGACGGACCGTCCATTCTTCAGGTACAAAAGGATAATCCTGCAAAGCCTCTACTAAAAATGTTTGTAAGATCGTATCTTCTGTTTCCAAATACGGTTCCAATTTATCTAAAAAATTCAATGCGTCATCTCCTCCTACTTTTCATCTATTATTCACATACTAGCAAAGAAAGGCTCTTTACGCGAAATAGAAATCATATCCGTTCAACTTTTATAAAAAAAGTAGTATGATTTATAGGAGAAGGGATTGGCTTTCAATTGAAAAAAACGTATCTATTACTATGGTTTTTTGGATCTTTAACACTAAATGCACTAGGAAATAGTTTTATGATTGTCGCTCATCTCGGCTCTGCTCCTTGGGCAGCAGCTAGTCAAAATCTTGCAGCAGTAATCCCTCTTTCTATAGGACTATGTACGATTGTTCTACAGTTATTTTCACTATTGCTGACAACGTTGATGGGCAGCCGGTTTTCTATCCGGCTTATAATAAAAAGTTTGCTCCTTGCTGTTTTCTTTGGCCTTTTAATTGATGTGTTTGTTAACATCCATCATTACTTATATACGCCCGACCAAATCTGGATTCGGGGTCTTTATACGCTTATTGGGATGAATGGAGTGGCTGCTGCAATCTCGATTTACATTCAAATCAGCCGAGTTCTTTTGCCCTTCGATTATCTTCTTCAAGCCTTTGCTCGTTTGGCAAAAAGCTTCTCTCTCGGTACAATTATTTGTTTGAGCATTCCACTTACCATCTGCATCATTTTCTCTATTGTCTTCCATCAATTTATTGGTCTTGGAATCGGCACCTTAGTTTTCATACTTGCAAATGGGTTTCTTATTGATCAATACAATAAGAAGATACGGTTAACTCGGACGGAACTGTCCTAACTAAAAAAAGGGATGAGACCATCCCTTTTTTAGTTTTCTTCCTCTAGAATAAGCTGATATAAGAACTTGTCACAATCGCCTTTCTCCTTTAAGGTAAAATTAAACAAGCAAACAAAACTATTCAAGGAGATGACGGTACATTGAAAAACGAGTTAGTTGAACGGTTTATATCCTATGTAAAAATTGATACCCAGTCAGATGAAGAGAACTCTGCATGCCCCTCTTCCGCAGGTCAATTAATTCTCGGCAACAAGCTGGTTAATGATTTACAAACGATTGGCCTCGTTGATGCAAAGATTGATGATAACGGCTATGTTATGGCCACACTTCCTAGTAATACAGATAAGGAGGTTCCCGTGATTGGGTTCTTAGCTCATCTCGATACAGCAACGGATTTTACCGGGAAAAATGTTAACCCTCAAATTGTTGAAAATTATAATGGAAAAGACATCACCCTTAATGGCGAATTAAACATTATCCTTTCTCCAACTGATTTCCCACACCTTGCTGACTATCAGAACCAAACGTTGATTACGACAGATGGTACTACCTTACTTGGAGCTGATAATAAAGCTGGAATTGCAGAAATTATGACGGCCATGGACTATTTAATACAACATCCTGAAATAAAACATGGACAAATTAGAGTAGCCTTTACACCCGACGAAGAAATTGGAAGAGGACCTCATAAGTTCGATGTCGATTCATTTCAAGCAGCCTATGCTTATACGATTGATGGAGGGCCGCTGGGCGAACTTCAATATGAGAGTTTCAACGCTGCTGGATTGAAAATCACTTTCAAGGGAACCAATATTCATCCTGGAACTGCTAAAGGAAAGATGGTTAATGCAGCAAAAATAGCGATGAAATTCAACGACCGTCTGCCTGTAAACGAATCTCCAGAAATGACTGAAGGCTATGAAGGGTTCTATCATCTATCTGGAATCAATGGCGATGTGGAAGAAACGGTTCTGCACTACATTATCCGTGATTTTGACAAAGAACAATTTGCAGAAAGAAAACTATTTATTAAAAAAATGGTTGCTGAATTCCAGGATCAATACGGAACAGACCGCATTATTATGGAGATGAAGGATCAATATTACAATATGAAAGACAAAATTAAACCGGTGATGGAAATTGTCGAAATAGCCGCTGAAGCAATGAAAAGCCTTGGCATTGAACCAATTATTGAACCCATCCGCGGTGGAACAGACGGCTCACAGCTTTCATATATGGGGCTGCCCACACCGAATATCTTTACAGGTGGAGAAAATTTTCACGGAAAATATGAATTTATATCCGTAGATCATATGGCCAAAGCAGTAGATGTGATTATTGAAGTCGTCAAATTATTTGAGGAAAAATCAGGGAAATAAACGAAAAAAAGAGGTTCGGAATAAACCATTCCGAACCTCTTTCCTTTTTTATACGATTCTTGACCAGTGACGTGCTTGCGTTACTGCTTGTATAAAGGCTTGATGGTCAGCGCCTGCGATTACACCTGCAGCTTGGTCTTGTGATGTGATGCCAGCTGCTGTTAATAAATCGAGTGCATCTGTGCCAGCCCCAACAGACTTGAAGTGACTATAGGCTTCGAGTAGGAAGATTGGAGCTTTTTTACTAGCTAGAAGGTTCGTAACCCCTTCTTTCCCTCCTGCAACATACACTGCGTCAAATTGGACAGAATCTGCTGTCAAGAACGTATGATCAACAGGAACTTCCTCGCCATTACTGCTAAGGATCACTCCTAGGTTTTTACTCACGACTTCAACAAGTATTCCCGCTCCTATTAAATCTGCTTTTAATTGAGTAAACTCTGCATAATCAAAACCATGATCAGCTAATACAGCTACTTTACGTGTATTTGGAAGCTTCACACTGGTTTCTTGGCTCAAGCTGGCTGAAGCTGGACTGCCATCTGGAACATTCCCCGCTTCAGGTACAGATGCGCCCACCGCTAAAGCAAGTTCCTTCGCAATCCTGAAATCAACATTTGCAAACATATTGACTACCCGCTGTTGAATTTCTTTGCTTTTCAGTTTTCCTACTTCGAACTGGAAGGCTTCAATAATATGCTGTTTCTCAACTTCCGTCATGCTATTCCAGAAAAGAATCGCTTGGCTGTAATGATCTTTAAAGCTCTCACTGCGAGCTCGAACTTTTCGGCCATCTACCTTTTCCTGATAATGTACATATCCGCCATCTTTTGCCGAAGCCGGCTCGGGTGCATTAGCTTGTAATCCATTTTTATGGTAGCTGACTTGTCCTTTATTTATCGCCATACGGTGCATCCCGTCACGTTGGTTATTATGAACTGGTGCAACCGAGCGGTTAATCGGAAGTTCATGGAAATTTGGACCGCCAAGGCGGGAAAGTTGTGTATCGGTATAAGAGAAGAGGCGTCCTTGAAGCATCGGGTCATTTGAAAAGTCTATTCCAGGTACGACATTTCCAAGATGGAAGGCAACTTGCTCTGTCTCAGCAAAGACATTATCCGGATTTCGGTCGAGAGTCATTTTTCCGATGATTTTAACTGGAATGATTTCTTCCGGCCAAAGCTTAGTTGGATCAAGGATATCAAAATCAAAAGCAAATTCATCTTCTTCTTTAATGAGTTGAACCCCTAACTCAAATTCAGGATACTCTCCCATCTCGATTGCTTCATAAAGATCACGGCGATGGAAGTCAGGATCCTTACCAGCTAGTTTTTGGGCTTCGTCCCAAACGAGAGAATGGACCCCAAGTTTTGGTTTCCAATGAAACTTCACAAAATGAGACTTGCCCAGTTCATTTACAAAGCGGAAGGTATTTACCCCGAATCCTTCCATCATTCGATAGCTGCGGGGAATAGCCCGGTCAGACAAATGCCACATAATCATATGTGCGGTCTCGGTATTGGCCGTTACAAAGTCCCAGAACGTATCATGTGCAGTTTGTGCCTGTGGTATTTCATTATGCGGTTCTGGTTTGAAAGAATGAACCAAATCCGGGAACTTAATAGCATCTTGTATAAAAAACACTGGAATGTTATTTCCAACTAAATCATAGTTTCCTTCTTCTGTATAAAACTTTGTAGCAAAGCCCCTTACATCACGAACGGTGTCTGCTGAACCACGCGAGCCTGCCACAGTTGAAAAACGTACAAACACAGGTGTTTTTATGGAAGGATCTTGAAGAAAACCAGCGCTGGTATACTCCTTCATGGATTCATAGGCTTGGAAGTATCCATGTGCACCATATCCACGAGCATGAACAATACGTTCAGGAATTCGTTCATGGTCAAAATGAGTCATTTTTTCACGAAAATGAAAGTCCTCCATTAGTGTCGGTCCACGTTCACCCGCTTTTAATGAATGTTCATCTTCAGAAACACGCAGCCCCTGATTAGTTGTTAATTTGGTCCCGGCATCATCAACCCGGTACGATTCAAGTTGTTGATCCTTACTGTTTTCATGTTTATTAGTCATCTTGTTCAAGTCCTCCCTCTTCTTCTCTATAAAAAGTCTGGATAAATTTATGTTGCTTTTTCTTATGGTTTACCACGATATTTTTAAAGTTAAACAAGACTATTCACACAAATAAAAAAAACTAGAATCGACAAAAAACTACTATTTAGTTAAAATCGATAGAAAAGACTATGGAAGTTAAAGGGGATACCTTGATTACTTTATTGCCATTAATGATTGAAAGAGTCGGAATTATTGTCATACTCGCTTTCTTGTTATCACAAATGAAGTCCTTTCGAAAACTCGTCAATCATGAACAAAATCTACCAGGAAAAATACAGCTTATTCTTTTATTTGGTTTTTTCGGAATCATCAGTAATTATACTGGAATAGAAATTAATGATCAGTCAATTGTTCACTCAGAGTGGCTCACCGATGTCGGTTCCGAACATGCATTGGCCAATACACGGGTAATGGGGATTGGTATTGGCGGATTACTAGGGGGGCCTTGGGTCGGCCTTGGCATTGGGTTAATCGCGGGCATTCACCGTTTATCTCTCGGGGGCTTTACAGCAGCTGCCTGTGCAATCTCATCAGTAGCTGCTGGGATTGCTGCTGGTTTATTAGGTAGACAGCGAAGGATGAAGGGTGGAGAAATTACACCGATATTTGCTGTTGGAATCGGGATGATTATGGAAGCGTTTCAGATGGTAATTATTTTACTTTCTGCGAAACCATTCGAACAAGCACTAGCACTTGTAAAGGTTATTGGGTTACCGATGATTCTGATAAATGGTTTAGGTTCATTATTATTCGTTTTCATTCTTCAGTCGATC
This window encodes:
- a CDS encoding alpha-amylase, whose translation is MERNHTIMQFFEWHVPADGLHWKRLKEAAPELRKIGIDSIWVPPVTKGQSGDDNGYGIYDGYDLGEFDQKGSVRTKYGTKQELFDAIEACHEHKLSVYIDLVMNHKAGADETENFEVVEVNPMNRNEEISEPFEIEGWTKFDFPGRGGKYSSFTWNSTHFNGTDYDQKTGKTGIFKIGGNSTWNEHVDDEFGNYDYLMFANIDYNNPVVIDEMIAWAKWLVETTNCDGFRLDAIKHINTKFISQFSHEILDHITEKNFYLIGEFWHSDLQACRNYLNKTNYKIDLFDVALHYKFCKAGKEGGAFDLSTIFNDTLVQSHPTNAVTFVDNHDSQPHESLESWVEDWFKPSAYALILLRRDSYPCIFYGDYYGIGGPVPVDGKKDDIERLMFARYHKAYGDQEDYFDHPNTIGWVRMGTPEIPHSGCATVIANGEPGIKRMFVGEKRAGEVWTDLTTKMDERITIEEDGWATFPVNGGSVSVWANPKIEEDE
- a CDS encoding SEC-C metal-binding domain-containing protein, which translates into the protein MNFLDKLEPYLETEDTILQTFLVEALQDYPFVPEEWTVRLIKEALSSREKEVNILTRIYKHRLNDEAVKLLIKGAKSAHPRNLSLYVNLLDSVRPKEAMKYRQELAPFFDENKWSFYKTLEDGGEEAVWEQYGELLARLETEERFSQEVYNQAKMTVEVLVEKGWMDDLEIAAVLNQDLNEDYFSFAGILIFHVIGLMNQTKYIPLLANLLLRDEDLLVEAVSDTLIKFQSKEVIQAVVPYLEDPDCLVFGTSILGNSKIPEAEAELVKLLSTMEDYDDKGLAIEGICIQLSDKQYPEMDDYLMDGGSDLLVDIDVLAYGYYTLMSKEHPQLNNWKKNALQLQDESLQIPVEESEKIKVGRNDPCPCNSGKKYKKCCGI
- the pepT gene encoding peptidase T; amino-acid sequence: MKNELVERFISYVKIDTQSDEENSACPSSAGQLILGNKLVNDLQTIGLVDAKIDDNGYVMATLPSNTDKEVPVIGFLAHLDTATDFTGKNVNPQIVENYNGKDITLNGELNIILSPTDFPHLADYQNQTLITTDGTTLLGADNKAGIAEIMTAMDYLIQHPEIKHGQIRVAFTPDEEIGRGPHKFDVDSFQAAYAYTIDGGPLGELQYESFNAAGLKITFKGTNIHPGTAKGKMVNAAKIAMKFNDRLPVNESPEMTEGYEGFYHLSGINGDVEETVLHYIIRDFDKEQFAERKLFIKKMVAEFQDQYGTDRIIMEMKDQYYNMKDKIKPVMEIVEIAAEAMKSLGIEPIIEPIRGGTDGSQLSYMGLPTPNIFTGGENFHGKYEFISVDHMAKAVDVIIEVVKLFEEKSGK
- a CDS encoding catalase, which translates into the protein MTNKHENSKDQQLESYRVDDAGTKLTTNQGLRVSEDEHSLKAGERGPTLMEDFHFREKMTHFDHERIPERIVHARGYGAHGYFQAYESMKEYTSAGFLQDPSIKTPVFVRFSTVAGSRGSADTVRDVRGFATKFYTEEGNYDLVGNNIPVFFIQDAIKFPDLVHSFKPEPHNEIPQAQTAHDTFWDFVTANTETAHMIMWHLSDRAIPRSYRMMEGFGVNTFRFVNELGKSHFVKFHWKPKLGVHSLVWDEAQKLAGKDPDFHRRDLYEAIEMGEYPEFELGVQLIKEEDEFAFDFDILDPTKLWPEEIIPVKIIGKMTLDRNPDNVFAETEQVAFHLGNVVPGIDFSNDPMLQGRLFSYTDTQLSRLGGPNFHELPINRSVAPVHNNQRDGMHRMAINKGQVSYHKNGLQANAPEPASAKDGGYVHYQEKVDGRKVRARSESFKDHYSQAILFWNSMTEVEKQHIIEAFQFEVGKLKSKEIQQRVVNMFANVDFRIAKELALAVGASVPEAGNVPDGSPASASLSQETSVKLPNTRKVAVLADHGFDYAEFTQLKADLIGAGILVEVVSKNLGVILSSNGEEVPVDHTFLTADSVQFDAVYVAGGKEGVTNLLASKKAPIFLLEAYSHFKSVGAGTDALDLLTAAGITSQDQAAGVIAGADHQAFIQAVTQARHWSRIV